The Takifugu rubripes chromosome 7, fTakRub1.2, whole genome shotgun sequence genome has a segment encoding these proteins:
- the LOC115250359 gene encoding LOW QUALITY PROTEIN: circadian-associated transcriptional repressor-like (The sequence of the model RefSeq protein was modified relative to this genomic sequence to represent the inferred CDS: inserted 1 base in 1 codon) yields the protein MQSQGSTSSQPSFDSLSSSDSLLFSDSEQAEDDADVFLTDGSSSVIIGGIGRAAAKGDKIWRAPGLSGPATASRTKRKRKSRIRRARAGRPAPKSQGDLLFAQKCAELQGFVRPLLELLNGLKTGRFDRGLSSFQQSVAMDRIQRIVGXLQRPNSGEKYLNTLLQVEVMLKLWFPHIRAQPVSASSSITAFTARSLQDSSGSIPPHKHRDQLHIPVKKRRLSWTGTESPTPSPVLYKCPRLSSEERESFVERRDARHHRWILKRAKLHQMKACPSHEGAVVAGSSESHPMAAAPHLSRRGSPATQDSSVSSTTPNRHPKAPKKPTRCQSQPAAGHQSESNETFRGQNQSHATPKPLPGGCSASLET from the exons ATGCAGTCCCAGGGCAGCACTTCCTCTCAGCCCTCCTTCGATTCCCTGAGCTCCAGCGACAGCCTCCTGTTCAGCGACTCCGAGCAGGCGGAAGACGACGCAGATGTCTTCCTGACAGACGGCTCTTCCTCTGTCATCATCGGCGGCATTGGCAGGGCTGCAGCCAAGGGAGACAAAATCTGGAGAGCCCCAGGTCTCAGTGGACCTGCGACAGCTTCacggacaaagaggaagaggaagagtcgTATCCGTCGGGCACGGGCAGGAAG GCCGGCTCCCAAATCTCAGGGAGACCTGCTTTTTGCTCAGAAA TGTGCTGAGCTACAGGGTTTTGTCAGGCCcttgctggagctgctgaatgGACTGAAGACGGGACGATTCGACCGAG GTCTGAGTAGCTTCCAGCAGAGCGTTGCCATGGATCGAATCCAGAGGATCGTCG TTTTGCAAAGACCTAACAGCGG GGAGAAGTACCTGAACACTCTGCTCCAGGTGGAGGTCATGCTTAAACTTTGGTTTCCACATATCCGTGCGCAGCCTGTGTCGGCATCTTCCAGCATCACTGCCTTCACTGCTCGCTCCCTCCAAGATTCCTCGGGTTCCATCCCGCCACACAAGCACAGAGATCAGCTACATATTCCAGTAAAG AAGCGTAGACTCAGCTGGACGGGCACGGAGTCCCCCACGCCTTCCCCTGTTCTCTACAAGTGCCCTCGTCTCAGttcagaggagagggagagcttCGTGGAACGGAGGGACGCGCGCCACCATCGCTGGATTCTGAAGCGAGCCAAGCTTCACCAGAT GAAGGCCTGCCCTTCACATGAGGGCGCTGTGGTGGCAGGTAGCAGCGAGAGTCACCCCATGGCTGCAGCGCCCCACCTCAGCAGGCGGGGCAGTCCAGCTACCCAAGACAGCTCCGTCTCTTCGACCACACCCAACAGGCACCCAAAAGCCCCGAAGAAGCCGACCCGGTGCCAAAGCCAGCCTGCCGCTGGACACCAGAGCGAGAGCAACGAGACCTTTCGGGGTCAAAACCAATCTCACGCCACACCCAAGCCTTTGCCCGGGGGGTGCTCCGCCTCCTTAGAGACCTGA
- the LOC115250385 gene encoding cellular retinoic acid-binding protein 2-like yields MERKVPNFAGTWEMKSSENFDELLKKLGVNVMMRVIAVKAASKPLVEITQDGETLSIKTSTTVRTTHITFTVGQEFNEATVDGRPCTSFPRWETDSKISCDQTLLKGEGPKTSWTRELTNDGQLILTMRADDVVCTRVYERQ; encoded by the exons ATGGAGAGAAAAGTCCCTAATTTCGCCGGAACTTGGGAGATGAAGAGTTCGGAAAACTTCGACGAACTCCTAAAAAAGTTAG GTGTGAACGTGATGATGCGCGTGATCGCAGTGAAGGCGGCGTCCAAGCCGCTGGTGGAGATCACGCAGGATGGGGAGACCCTGTCCATTAAAACCTCCACAACCGTGCGCACCACCCACATCACCTTCACTGTGGGACAAGAGTTTAACGAGGCCACGGTGGACGGACGTCCTTGCACA AGTTTTCCGCGTTGGGAAACCGACAGCAAGATTAGCTGTGATCAGACTTTGCTGAAGGGAGAAGGACCTAAGACGTCCTGGACCAGGGAGCTCACCAATGACGGCCAGCTGATCCTG ACGATGCGAGCCGACGACGTGGTGTGCACCAGAGTCTACGAGCGGCAATGA